In Mycoplasmopsis cynos, the following are encoded in one genomic region:
- the mip gene encoding Ig-specific serine endopeptidase MIP encodes MKKLNSILFSGVTSITSLPLIFVASCTQNDSDTNNSNNNDGSIQQPNGIGKKILKTKEEITNYLKNKTQEELFNFNYLYGRNNVNLSDFSVTDFLNKKKSGEISLTLKDQNIDVEIVNLKANNDNDTIDVFLDFNNNLESFTLKGFKKGNPFEQINQRVQPSKSEITKYINSSQNERYNIDFKKYLGPLSNNEKPRDLGTTAKQKEEFDKKARELHLPTYDNANLLGFTIPKYDSNNKVIGLDLKTIGETGKGPADTDSFGISKDDANKNIGLARTITNPTYANIAAQTYQFNISNWKVSYDENERNKTKDLLKNDENISLLIEKIKDNDKKANFQKRFLTAKEHNNRNALKELKSRIIEELEKENGFTKANEIVSEYTKKHIEEIKEKIKKSDLKEETKSRLYPYIDEAFDFYQLEIIYNQKIGGDGTAWIFDYEEPEKGHYPTKFYFATNLHVIDQIDKNEKYFDSFGLTRIDKDKQSLFNTLKVNSFEVLSGRFKAFGFNKEAITRIFDGRDYLTKDPKDFLVDKSFDKKEFIDFAVFEVDFSKSKDYNSEEKAKLVTNDYANWKEEEKASFADFDYLTNYEKIDVPLSIKPGENADEVLNKFDSLYILGYPKSKSNSFFDFFLLENDGQYRNEDQIKAAEYTFSLWTNASFNLYEKNIHQLDEKTLKKAKRGSYLSYNLGYRTFTDKPGISDQFLTTPIIGKNFYRSSKDDKEYVSMSLGYIPKQYAPGGGSSGSSVRNQNNKVVGIIHAGTFTARASVAAALRSNGFNYQGLFGEYNLPQYDVIYGTGKDQKNSYRDEMKRMNKKPTHLFKNGFDKEKVPSNFQFNNSATKNN; translated from the coding sequence ATGAAAAAATTAAACTCAATTTTATTTAGTGGAGTAACTTCAATTACTTCATTACCACTAATTTTTGTTGCTTCATGTACTCAGAATGACAGTGACACTAATAATTCAAACAATAATGATGGTTCAATTCAACAACCTAATGGTATTGGGAAAAAGATATTAAAGACTAAAGAGGAAATTACTAATTATTTAAAAAATAAAACTCAGGAAGAATTGTTTAATTTTAATTATTTATACGGAAGAAATAATGTTAACCTTTCTGATTTTTCAGTAACAGATTTTTTAAATAAAAAGAAATCTGGTGAAATTTCGTTGACTTTGAAAGATCAAAATATAGATGTTGAAATAGTAAATTTAAAAGCGAATAATGATAATGATACCATTGATGTTTTTTTAGATTTTAATAATAATCTTGAATCATTTACTTTAAAAGGATTTAAAAAAGGTAATCCATTTGAACAAATTAATCAAAGAGTGCAACCTAGTAAGTCCGAAATTACAAAATATATAAATTCTTCTCAAAATGAAAGATATAATATTGATTTTAAAAAATATCTTGGTCCATTATCAAATAATGAAAAACCTAGAGACCTAGGTACAACAGCAAAACAAAAAGAAGAGTTTGATAAAAAAGCAAGAGAACTGCATTTACCTACTTATGATAATGCTAATCTTTTAGGATTTACTATACCAAAATATGACTCAAATAATAAAGTAATCGGCTTAGATCTTAAGACTATTGGCGAGACTGGTAAAGGTCCAGCTGATACAGATAGTTTTGGTATTTCAAAGGATGATGCAAATAAAAATATTGGATTAGCTAGAACGATTACTAACCCAACATATGCCAATATAGCAGCTCAAACATATCAATTTAACATTAGTAATTGAAAAGTTTCTTATGATGAAAATGAGAGAAATAAAACAAAAGATTTATTAAAAAATGATGAAAATATTTCATTATTAATTGAAAAAATAAAAGATAATGATAAGAAGGCAAATTTTCAAAAAAGATTTTTAACTGCAAAAGAACATAATAATAGAAATGCCTTAAAAGAACTAAAGTCAAGAATAATTGAAGAGTTAGAAAAGGAAAATGGGTTTACCAAGGCTAATGAAATAGTTAGTGAATATACCAAAAAACATATTGAAGAAATAAAAGAAAAGATTAAAAAATCTGATCTAAAAGAAGAAACTAAATCTAGACTTTATCCATATATTGATGAAGCATTTGATTTTTATCAATTAGAAATAATTTATAATCAGAAAATTGGTGGTGATGGAACTGCTTGAATTTTCGATTATGAAGAACCTGAAAAAGGACACTATCCAACTAAATTTTATTTTGCTACCAATTTACACGTTATAGATCAAATAGATAAAAATGAAAAATATTTTGATTCATTTGGTTTGACTAGAATAGATAAAGATAAACAATCATTATTTAATACTTTGAAGGTTAATAGTTTTGAAGTATTATCAGGTAGATTTAAAGCTTTTGGTTTCAATAAAGAAGCAATAACTAGAATCTTTGATGGAAGAGATTATTTAACAAAAGATCCAAAAGACTTTTTAGTTGATAAATCATTTGACAAAAAAGAATTTATCGATTTTGCTGTTTTTGAAGTAGACTTTTCTAAATCAAAAGACTATAACTCAGAAGAAAAAGCTAAATTGGTCACTAACGATTATGCTAATTGAAAAGAAGAAGAAAAAGCTTCTTTTGCTGACTTTGATTACTTAACAAATTATGAAAAAATAGATGTGCCTCTCAGTATTAAACCAGGCGAAAATGCTGATGAAGTATTGAATAAGTTTGATTCATTATATATATTAGGATATCCAAAATCTAAGTCTAATTCTTTTTTCGATTTCTTTTTATTGGAAAATGATGGACAATACAGAAATGAAGATCAAATTAAAGCTGCCGAATATACCTTTTCATTGTGAACTAACGCTTCATTTAATCTTTATGAAAAGAATATTCATCAGTTAGATGAAAAAACTCTTAAAAAAGCAAAACGCGGAAGTTATCTTTCTTATAATTTAGGATATCGTACTTTTACAGATAAACCTGGTATTTCAGATCAATTTTTGACTACGCCTATAATTGGTAAAAACTTTTATAGATCTTCAAAAGATGATAAAGAGTATGTTTCTATGAGTTTAGGATACATTCCAAAGCAATATGCACCTGGTGGAGGATCTTCTGGATCATCAGTTCGTAATCAAAACAATAAAGTAGTTGGTATAATTCATGCTGGTACCTTTACCGCAAGAGCAAGTGTAGCAGCTGCATTAAGATCAAACGGATTTAATTATCAAGGTTTATTTGGTGAATATAATCTTCCACAATATGATGTAATCTACGGAACCGGTAAAGATCAAAAAAACTCATATCGTGATGAAATGAAAAGAATGAATAAAAAACCAACACATTTATTTAAAAATGGTTTTGATAAAGAAAAAGTTCCTTCAAACTTCCAATTTAATAATTCAGCAACTAAAAATAACTAA
- the rsmD gene encoding 16S rRNA (guanine(966)-N(2))-methyltransferase RsmD has protein sequence MLRIISGKYRNRKIQEPDLKITRPTTDKVREAIFSSLQFKIIGKKCLDLFAGSGALSIEAISRGAKATTAIEKNKEVYKIMFNNINSIKIEEINTLNTDALNFLKLNSKVFDFIFIDAPYHEYSLVNECLSLINVNDTLHSEGEIILETNSIKEIVIPSGLKVYKSKRYGRIDVLYIIKDE, from the coding sequence ATGTTAAGAATAATTAGTGGAAAATATCGCAATCGCAAAATTCAAGAACCAGATTTAAAAATTACACGTCCAACCACTGATAAAGTTCGTGAAGCTATTTTTTCATCATTACAATTTAAAATAATTGGCAAAAAATGTTTGGACTTATTTGCTGGTTCAGGAGCTTTATCAATTGAAGCGATTTCAAGAGGGGCAAAAGCAACGACTGCGATTGAAAAAAATAAAGAAGTATATAAAATAATGTTTAATAATATTAATTCAATAAAGATTGAAGAAATTAATACATTAAATACTGATGCTTTAAACTTTTTGAAACTAAATTCAAAAGTGTTTGATTTTATATTTATAGATGCTCCTTATCATGAGTATAGCCTAGTTAATGAATGTTTAAGTTTAATTAATGTAAATGACACCTTACATTCAGAAGGAGAAATAATTTTAGAAACAAATTCAATAAAGGAAATTGTAATTCCAAGTGGTTTAAAAGTTTATAAATCAAAAAGGTATGGAAGGATTGATGTTTTATACATTATAAAAGATGAATAA
- the fmt gene encoding methionyl-tRNA formyltransferase produces MMKNKPKIILAGTPEFAVETFEKIIQNFNVLAIISQPDKPANRGYKLQYTPTKILAEKYQIKVYQPEKIIDIYEELKSYDYDILLSCAFGQFIPTKVLELAKKGSLNIHGSLLPKYRGAAPIQHSLLNGDDVTGICLIYMVNKMDAGDIIFEKSINIDLKDTSETLFKKLSSLSAENIVKWLEDFYNGNFKIKKQNEDLVTLAPKLEKQSALIEQDLTVNDAFNKIRAFSSNPGAYLFFQNKRLKVYYASKDFVKNAPEINLSDGKLYAVDYQFESKKRVKLQK; encoded by the coding sequence ATGATGAAAAATAAACCAAAAATAATATTAGCCGGAACTCCTGAATTTGCTGTTGAGACATTTGAAAAAATTATTCAAAATTTTAATGTCTTAGCAATTATTTCTCAACCTGATAAACCTGCTAATCGTGGTTACAAACTCCAATATACACCAACGAAGATATTAGCTGAAAAATATCAAATTAAGGTTTATCAACCTGAAAAAATTATAGATATTTATGAGGAACTAAAGTCTTATGATTATGATATTTTATTAAGTTGTGCATTTGGGCAATTTATACCAACAAAGGTTTTAGAATTAGCTAAAAAAGGTTCTTTAAACATTCATGGTTCACTATTACCAAAATATCGCGGAGCAGCACCGATTCAACATAGTTTATTAAATGGTGATGATGTTACTGGGATTTGCTTAATATATATGGTAAATAAAATGGATGCTGGTGATATTATTTTTGAAAAGAGCATTAATATTGATCTAAAAGATACCTCTGAAACTCTATTTAAGAAACTATCTTCTTTAAGCGCAGAAAATATTGTTAAATGGCTAGAAGATTTTTATAATGGTAATTTTAAAATTAAAAAGCAAAATGAAGATTTAGTAACTTTGGCCCCAAAGTTAGAAAAGCAAAGTGCATTAATTGAGCAAGATTTAACAGTTAATGATGCATTTAATAAAATTAGAGCTTTTTCTTCGAATCCAGGAGCATATTTATTTTTCCAAAACAAAAGACTTAAAGTTTATTATGCTAGCAAGGATTTTGTAAAAAATGCCCCAGAAATAAATTTATCAGATGGAAAACTTTACGCTGTTGATTATCAATTCGAATCAAAAAAGAGAGTGAAATTGCAAAAATAA
- the nusG gene encoding transcription termination/antitermination protein NusG encodes MEQIKWYMISTIRGKEDQVLESLNNRIQAENLLSDFDLDANNGSAFKIFKKPTLSQKEFQKKNEGLEYKVKYVNLYPGYIFAKMHMSDKAWFLIRNTQYVTGLIGSSGKGAKPTPLSNLEIKKMFRQEQEFQRAFDAGENVFGYCVGDVVEIINGIYSGKDGEILSINSKENTVTLKSEGYGKLIEIIVEMENIRKID; translated from the coding sequence ATGGAACAAATTAAATGATATATGATTTCAACAATTAGAGGTAAGGAAGACCAAGTTTTAGAGTCATTAAACAACCGGATTCAAGCAGAAAATCTTTTATCCGATTTTGATTTAGATGCCAACAACGGATCTGCTTTTAAAATTTTTAAAAAACCTACATTATCTCAAAAAGAATTCCAAAAAAAGAATGAAGGACTAGAATATAAAGTAAAATACGTTAATCTATATCCTGGTTATATATTTGCTAAAATGCATATGTCAGATAAAGCTTGATTTTTAATTCGTAATACCCAATATGTAACTGGATTAATTGGATCATCAGGTAAAGGTGCTAAACCTACTCCGTTAAGTAATTTAGAGATTAAAAAAATGTTTCGTCAAGAACAAGAATTTCAAAGGGCTTTTGATGCTGGTGAAAATGTTTTTGGATATTGCGTTGGTGATGTTGTTGAAATCATAAACGGAATTTATAGTGGTAAAGATGGTGAAATATTATCAATTAATAGTAAAGAAAATACAGTCACATTAAAAAGTGAGGGATATGGAAAATTAATTGAAATCATTGTTGAAATGGAAAATATTCGTAAAATTGATTAA
- the secE gene encoding preprotein translocase subunit SecE — translation MQENNLLNNSIHGLSKIKKPKKYWIRKVIKEIKRVRWPDFRTNKNNFLLTIVCAIIFTAFVSLVTYGFTQLWGVLDLK, via the coding sequence ATGCAAGAAAATAATTTATTAAATAACTCAATTCATGGTCTTTCAAAAATTAAAAAACCTAAAAAATATTGAATTAGAAAAGTTATTAAAGAAATTAAAAGGGTTCGTTGACCAGATTTTCGAACCAATAAAAATAACTTTCTTTTAACTATTGTTTGTGCAATTATTTTTACCGCCTTTGTATCATTGGTTACATATGGATTCACACAATTATGGGGCGTTTTAGATCTAAAATAA
- the rlmD gene encoding 23S rRNA (uracil(1939)-C(5))-methyltransferase RlmD, which produces MNKIYEGLIIEARCIELSYDGLGVFRIDNYPILIKDFFPGEVATIKILSVYAKYALGTIIKFLNISKERNNLLIKNTDAIPVINLNYKSQLYYKNKYLSELLKRNLAENSYTYRNIIPSDLILNYRNKAKYVLKTLNNRLIKTSFIKDSTNTTEEVSNDLINDKSLNYGLEQILTTINNYFYSIDKIKNLNFFKEIILRINKEQKMQALIKLHSDFDLPRNLINELRKLDFLIDLSVIKNNKIKQVILKNDFIMQISNQEFKLSIDSFFQVNINIASKIFAKIKEINIKNNYDIIFDLFCGTGVISSLIANKNQMIIGIDIVKNAIENAKINAKNNHLNNFKFYTNDVFKSNEILSKYQSNSVLSILDPPRNGLSEKLINFLNDSKIENIIYISCNPRSLIRDLKIFQSLNYQVKFVQGFDMFPNTFHIETLCLLTKIKK; this is translated from the coding sequence ATGAATAAAATTTATGAAGGTCTTATCATTGAAGCAAGATGCATTGAACTTAGTTATGATGGTTTAGGTGTTTTTCGAATAGATAATTATCCTATTTTGATAAAAGACTTTTTTCCTGGTGAAGTCGCAACTATAAAAATATTAAGTGTCTATGCAAAATATGCATTAGGTACAATTATAAAATTTTTAAACATTTCGAAAGAACGAAATAATTTGCTAATTAAAAATACGGATGCAATTCCGGTTATTAATCTAAATTATAAATCCCAGTTATATTATAAAAACAAATATCTTAGTGAATTACTGAAACGAAATTTAGCTGAAAATTCATATACTTATCGAAATATTATTCCAAGTGATCTAATTTTAAATTATCGGAATAAAGCTAAATATGTCTTAAAGACGTTAAATAATCGATTAATAAAGACTTCATTTATAAAAGATTCAACCAATACTACAGAAGAGGTTTCGAATGACTTAATAAATGATAAAAGTCTTAATTATGGATTAGAACAAATTTTAACAACAATTAATAATTACTTTTATTCAATAGATAAGATAAAAAATCTTAATTTTTTTAAAGAAATAATATTAAGAATTAACAAAGAACAAAAAATGCAGGCATTGATTAAATTGCATAGTGATTTTGATTTACCTAGAAATTTAATAAATGAATTAAGAAAATTAGATTTTTTAATTGATCTAAGTGTTATAAAAAATAATAAAATAAAACAAGTTATATTAAAAAATGATTTTATAATGCAAATAAGTAATCAAGAATTTAAACTAAGTATTGATTCATTTTTTCAAGTTAATATAAATATTGCATCTAAAATTTTTGCAAAAATTAAAGAAATAAATATTAAAAATAATTATGATATTATTTTTGACCTATTTTGCGGAACTGGTGTTATTTCATCGTTAATTGCAAACAAAAATCAAATGATAATTGGTATAGATATAGTCAAAAATGCAATCGAAAATGCTAAAATAAATGCCAAGAATAATCATTTAAATAATTTTAAGTTTTATACTAATGATGTTTTTAAATCAAATGAAATATTATCTAAATATCAAAGTAATTCAGTTTTAAGTATTTTAGATCCACCTCGTAATGGACTTAGCGAAAAACTTATAAACTTTTTAAATGATTCAAAGATTGAAAATATTATTTACATTTCGTGTAATCCAAGAAGCTTAATAAGAGATTTGAAAATTTTTCAATCCTTAAATTACCAGGTTAAGTTTGTTCAAGGATTTGATATGTTCCCCAATACATTTCATATAGAAACACTTTGTTTACTAACTAAAATAAAAAAATAA
- the gap gene encoding type I glyceraldehyde-3-phosphate dehydrogenase has protein sequence MKKVAINGFGRIGRLFLRKMLELGTELEVVAVNDLTDAKTLAHLLKYDTAFGELNASIEVKDNAFIVNGKEIKVFAEKDPENLPWGELGIDIVVESTGFFTKREGAEKHIKAGAKKVVISAPSDKDVKTIVYNVNHKILSADDTVISGASCTTNSLAPVVKALVDNFGLKSGFMTTVHAYTGDQRLQDAPHRDLRRARAAAQNMVPTSTGAAKAIGLVVPEASGKLDGIAVRVPLITGSLVDLTVFLEKQPTVEEVNAAMKKAATESFKYLTDPIVSSDIINSSYGSLFDSLLTTVKQTPEGNLYKLFSWYDNEMSYVSQLIRTTVYFANLKK, from the coding sequence ATGAAAAAAGTAGCAATTAACGGATTCGGAAGAATTGGTAGATTATTCTTACGTAAAATGTTAGAATTAGGAACAGAATTAGAAGTTGTTGCAGTAAACGACTTAACAGATGCTAAAACATTAGCACATTTATTAAAATATGACACAGCATTTGGTGAATTAAATGCTTCAATCGAAGTGAAAGATAATGCTTTTATTGTTAATGGAAAAGAAATTAAAGTATTCGCTGAAAAGGATCCTGAAAACCTTCCATGAGGTGAATTAGGAATTGATATCGTTGTTGAATCAACAGGTTTCTTCACAAAACGTGAAGGTGCTGAAAAACATATTAAAGCAGGTGCTAAAAAAGTTGTTATTTCAGCGCCATCTGATAAAGATGTTAAAACAATAGTTTACAATGTAAATCATAAAATTTTATCAGCTGATGACACAGTTATTTCAGGTGCTTCATGTACTACAAACTCACTTGCGCCAGTAGTTAAAGCTTTAGTAGATAATTTTGGATTAAAATCAGGATTTATGACAACAGTTCATGCTTATACAGGTGATCAAAGATTACAAGATGCGCCACATAGAGATTTACGTAGAGCTCGTGCTGCTGCGCAAAATATGGTGCCTACATCAACAGGAGCTGCAAAGGCTATTGGTTTAGTTGTTCCAGAGGCATCTGGAAAATTAGATGGTATTGCTGTACGTGTTCCATTAATCACAGGATCATTAGTAGATTTAACAGTATTTTTAGAAAAACAACCAACAGTTGAAGAAGTTAATGCAGCAATGAAAAAAGCCGCTACTGAATCATTTAAATATTTAACTGATCCAATCGTATCATCAGATATTATTAATTCATCATACGGATCATTATTTGATTCATTATTAACAACTGTTAAACAAACACCAGAAGGAAACTTATACAAATTATTCTCATGATATGATAATGAAATGTCATATGTTTCACAATTAATTAGAACAACAGTTTATTTTGCAAACTTAAAAAAATAA
- the mip gene encoding Ig-specific serine endopeptidase MIP: protein MKKTKLLLFISIGTVTSLLPLIIASCNNKTQDEKHKNDSNVLGSDFLENEETEKYLENKTIQDIFTFKSTFNSDTPLKFSNYTANEFVEKLNLKEILLEPKNNKLKFFVTNVLKEPGDSVSIYINFSESIQKNYIITGFKKGNIIEDLNITKKLSDSEFASYLNLDQESRYKKDFENYYPQLKSNEQLRSTPITEQQKQEFDKKAKELHLPTYDNANLLGFTIPKYDDKGNVIGLDLKEKETGKTSSLIDNFNKDQYKNIGLARTITNSKYANIAMQTYQFNITNWIVSYEESERKKAHELLKNDEDLSLLINNVKNQEKKTEFLDRFTKNKNNAPALKLLLDGVYEQLKEDYGSDIEASKVFTIYVKNQRAKIKKRIEDSDLKPETKKRIYPYINEAVDFYKLELLSDQKNSSDGTAWIFDYELPENGKYPTKFYFATNLHVLDQIDKDNNYFDSIGLSTLSSKSPALYNTLKINSQEERIKHFGINKEAVTRIFDGRDYLKKDPKDFIKDDKFDKKEFIDFAVFEVDFSKWNDLKDKNGSTLSEELKEEKIKEATNDYANLSDDKKVKFANFDYLTNYSKINAPLAFDRKLGKSYKEIFEQFDSLYILGFPKSKSKDFFDFYLYEGDGKYRNKPQIDAADSSFSLWTNASYKLYEKNTSNITEREKERNDFGSYLSYNLGYRTFTDKPGIIDQFISAPAIGKGFYRSKNDDKEYVSMNLGYIPKQYAPGGGASGSSVRNQDNKVVGIIHASNFRINASVAAALRSNGMNYNGLFGEYNLPQYDVIYGTGKDQQNSYRDEMKKKSKKKTWLFKNGFELENVPEEYKFKN from the coding sequence ATGAAAAAAACAAAACTATTATTGTTTATAAGTATTGGAACAGTGACTTCGCTATTACCATTAATCATTGCTTCATGTAATAATAAAACTCAAGATGAAAAACATAAAAATGACTCTAATGTTTTAGGAAGTGATTTTTTAGAAAATGAAGAAACTGAAAAGTATTTAGAAAATAAAACAATACAAGATATTTTTACATTTAAGTCTACATTTAATTCTGATACACCCTTGAAATTTTCGAATTATACAGCTAATGAATTTGTTGAGAAATTAAATTTAAAAGAAATTTTATTAGAACCAAAAAACAATAAACTAAAATTTTTTGTTACAAATGTATTAAAAGAACCAGGAGATTCAGTTAGTATTTATATCAATTTTTCAGAAAGTATTCAAAAAAATTATATTATCACAGGATTTAAAAAGGGTAATATAATTGAGGATTTAAATATCACAAAAAAACTTAGTGATTCTGAATTCGCTAGCTATTTAAATCTTGATCAAGAAAGTAGATATAAAAAAGACTTTGAAAACTATTATCCACAATTAAAGTCTAATGAACAATTAAGATCAACACCAATAACTGAACAACAAAAGCAAGAATTTGATAAAAAAGCAAAAGAACTTCATTTACCTACTTATGATAATGCTAATCTTTTAGGGTTTACTATACCTAAGTATGATGATAAAGGGAATGTAATTGGTCTAGATTTAAAAGAAAAAGAAACTGGAAAAACATCTTCATTAATTGATAATTTTAATAAAGATCAATACAAAAACATTGGATTAGCTAGAACAATTACTAATTCAAAATATGCTAATATAGCTATGCAAACATATCAATTTAATATTACAAATTGAATTGTTTCATATGAAGAAAGTGAAAGAAAGAAAGCTCACGAATTATTAAAAAATGATGAAGATTTATCATTATTGATTAATAATGTTAAAAATCAAGAGAAAAAGACTGAATTTTTAGATAGATTTACTAAAAATAAAAATAATGCCCCTGCATTAAAATTATTATTAGATGGTGTTTATGAGCAATTAAAAGAAGATTATGGTTCTGATATTGAAGCTTCTAAGGTTTTTACTATATATGTGAAAAATCAAAGAGCAAAAATTAAAAAAAGAATTGAAGATTCTGATTTAAAACCAGAAACAAAAAAGAGAATTTATCCATATATTAATGAAGCTGTTGATTTTTACAAGTTAGAATTACTCTCTGACCAGAAAAATAGCTCTGATGGAACTGCTTGAATTTTTGATTATGAATTACCTGAAAATGGGAAATATCCAACTAAATTCTATTTTGCTACCAACTTGCACGTTTTAGATCAAATAGATAAAGACAATAATTATTTCGATTCAATTGGTCTATCTACATTATCAAGTAAAAGCCCAGCTCTATATAATACATTAAAAATAAATAGTCAAGAAGAAAGAATAAAACATTTTGGAATTAATAAAGAAGCTGTTACCAGAATTTTTGATGGTAGAGATTATTTAAAAAAGGATCCAAAAGACTTTATCAAAGATGACAAATTTGATAAAAAAGAATTTATTGATTTTGCTGTTTTTGAAGTAGATTTTTCAAAATGGAACGATTTAAAAGATAAAAATGGATCCACTTTAAGTGAAGAATTAAAAGAAGAGAAAATTAAAGAAGCAACTAACGATTATGCTAATTTATCAGATGATAAAAAAGTGAAATTTGCTAATTTTGATTATTTAACTAATTATTCTAAAATTAATGCTCCACTAGCTTTTGATAGAAAATTGGGTAAAAGTTATAAAGAAATTTTTGAACAATTTGATTCATTATATATTTTAGGATTTCCAAAATCTAAATCAAAAGACTTTTTTGATTTTTACCTATATGAAGGAGATGGAAAATATAGAAACAAACCTCAAATAGATGCTGCTGATTCTTCATTTTCATTATGAACAAATGCTTCATATAAACTTTATGAAAAAAATACTTCAAATATAACTGAGAGAGAAAAAGAAAGAAATGATTTTGGTAGTTATCTTTCATATAATTTAGGATATCGTACTTTTACAGATAAACCTGGTATAATAGATCAATTTATAAGTGCTCCAGCGATTGGTAAAGGTTTTTATAGATCAAAAAATGATGATAAAGAATATGTTTCAATGAATCTAGGATACATTCCAAAGCAATATGCTCCAGGCGGTGGTGCTTCTGGATCATCAGTTAGAAACCAAGATAATAAGGTTGTAGGTATAATTCATGCATCTAATTTTAGAATAAATGCTAGTGTGGCAGCTGCACTAAGATCAAATGGCATGAATTATAATGGTTTATTTGGTGAATATAATCTTCCACAATATGATGTAATCTACGGAACCGGTAAAGATCAACAAAATTCATATCGTGATGAGATGAAAAAGAAATCTAAGAAAAAAACCTGATTATTTAAAAACGGATTTGAACTTGAAAATGTACCAGAAGAATATAAATTTAAAAATTAA
- a CDS encoding FMN-dependent NADH-azoreductase codes for MMKKILFLDGSLNSTDQSYSTTTMNYVCQLFDPKEFQVKRVNLNDSKFASNSLNSHTFSTFWKDVESDMWIDELKSTDLLVISLSMTNFGPTSVVKNFIDGIAVANKTFSYKYSNTQDAIGYLTNLNVLVIGSQGADFGKYSWGDHIKWLKETFRFLGAKLIESFDIYGTKVSEVSKMSPSEFVNSKKIEIDSLISKIKKDL; via the coding sequence ATGATGAAAAAAATATTATTTTTAGATGGTTCATTAAATAGCACTGATCAATCATATTCAACTACAACAATGAATTATGTATGTCAACTATTTGATCCAAAAGAATTTCAAGTTAAAAGAGTTAATTTAAATGATTCGAAGTTTGCTTCTAATAGTTTAAATTCTCATACTTTTAGTACTTTTTGAAAAGATGTTGAAAGTGATATGTGAATTGATGAATTAAAAAGCACTGACCTACTAGTTATTTCGCTATCGATGACCAATTTTGGTCCAACTTCTGTTGTTAAGAACTTTATTGATGGTATAGCGGTTGCTAATAAAACATTTTCATATAAGTACTCAAATACACAAGATGCAATTGGGTATTTAACAAATTTGAATGTTTTAGTAATCGGTTCTCAAGGTGCTGATTTTGGTAAATATTCATGGGGCGATCATATCAAATGATTAAAAGAAACATTTAGATTTTTAGGTGCTAAATTAATAGAAAGTTTTGATATATATGGAACTAAAGTTTCAGAAGTTTCAAAAATGAGTCCAAGTGAATTTGTAAATAGTAAAAAAATAGAAATAGATTCGTTAATAAGTAAAATTAAAAAAGATTTATAA
- the rpmG gene encoding 50S ribosomal protein L33: MKQTNKVALSCENCRRKNYYTNKSLGIEKRLIVKKFCVHCGQHTTHKEEV; the protein is encoded by the coding sequence ATGAAACAAACAAATAAAGTTGCTTTGTCTTGTGAAAATTGCCGTAGAAAAAATTATTATACAAACAAAAGTTTAGGTATTGAAAAAAGACTTATTGTCAAAAAGTTCTGTGTACATTGCGGTCAACATACTACACATAAAGAAGAGGTTTAA